The Allocatelliglobosispora scoriae genome contains a region encoding:
- a CDS encoding carbohydrate ABC transporter permease has product MGRAPQDTPGSIWNYVVLVGIIAFFAFPLYWMFVIATGTDADLANIPPKVLPGSRFLDNVREVFGLSEVYFSASLINSFFVSTITTVSVLFFCSLAGFAFAKLRFKGRNALMVIVILTLTVPNQLGIVALYIVMGKMPSSDGTGWNGTLAAVIVPGLVNAFGVFYMRQFIIGSVPDELIEAARVDGATTLRTYWSIVVPAIRPALAVLGLLSFVTSWNDFQWPLITLGGTEFPTSMVALSDLASGNYVLYRRVLAGAFLATVPLLIMLFVGGKQIVRGIMEGAVKH; this is encoded by the coding sequence ATGGGCCGGGCACCGCAGGACACCCCCGGCAGCATCTGGAACTACGTCGTGCTCGTCGGCATCATCGCCTTCTTCGCGTTCCCGCTCTACTGGATGTTCGTCATCGCCACCGGCACCGACGCGGACCTGGCGAACATCCCGCCGAAGGTGCTTCCCGGCAGCCGCTTCCTGGACAACGTACGGGAGGTGTTCGGGCTCTCCGAGGTCTACTTCTCGGCCTCGTTGATCAACAGCTTCTTCGTCTCGACGATCACCACGGTCTCGGTCCTCTTCTTCTGCTCGCTCGCCGGGTTCGCCTTCGCCAAGCTGCGCTTCAAGGGCCGCAACGCGCTGATGGTGATCGTGATCCTCACCCTCACCGTCCCCAACCAGCTCGGCATCGTGGCGCTCTACATCGTGATGGGCAAGATGCCCAGCTCAGACGGGACCGGCTGGAACGGTACGCTGGCCGCGGTGATCGTTCCGGGCCTGGTCAACGCGTTCGGTGTCTTCTACATGCGGCAGTTCATCATCGGCTCGGTCCCGGACGAGCTGATCGAGGCGGCCCGTGTCGACGGGGCCACCACCCTGCGCACCTACTGGAGCATCGTGGTCCCGGCGATCCGGCCCGCGCTCGCCGTTCTCGGCCTGCTCAGCTTCGTGACCAGCTGGAACGATTTCCAGTGGCCGCTGATCACGCTCGGCGGCACCGAGTTCCCCACCTCGATGGTGGCCCTGTCGGACCTCGCCAGCGGCAACTACGTGCTCTACCGGCGGGTGCTCGCGGGCGCGTTCCTCGCCACCGTGCCACTGCTGATCATGCTCTTCGTCGGTGGCAAGCAGATCGTTCGCGGAATCATGGAAGGCGCGGTGAAGCATTGA
- a CDS encoding glycoside hydrolase family 2 protein, whose protein sequence is MPGCVHTDLLAQGLIADPYLDDNETRLGWIGRTAWRYETSFDADDLGTDRFDLVCDGLDTVATLTLNGIELGTTANMHRRYRFDLRPAVQPGRNTLAVEFASAYAHAERMRALVGDRPGAYDEPYQYIRKMACNFGWDWGPTLVTAGIWRAIGLHAWSVARISRVRPHATFDGPDALVEVHVELDRATEEPVTVTVTTGETGGTVAVAPGATTAVVTLRIADAQRWWPVGYGAQPLHRLQVSLSGADGVLLDDWSRSIGLREVRVETAPDEHGSPFTLHVNDVPIFVKGVNWIPDDAFADRVTRDRLARRFDQAIAANVNFLRVWGGGVYESEDFYELADERGLLVGQDFLFACAAYPEEEPFASEVAAEARDNVDRLAHHPSLVLWTGNNENIWGFHDWGWQEPLAGRSWGAGFYHELLPAIVAERDPGRFYWPGSPWSGDPAIHPNDSSHGTMHIWDVWNQIDYTHYRDKKPRFVAEYGFQAPPVFATLRRSISDAEPAPDSPGMRHHQKAADGDRKLQRALDAHLPPPRDFDDWHYLTQLNQARAIRLGIEHFRSLRPHCMGSIVWQLNDCWPVTSWSAIDGDGRRKPLWYSLRDAYADRILTIQPGGRLIAINDTGEAWLGQAEVTAHALDGSALATAKLEIDVAPAAVTGLDIPAEVIAAGGVALRARLGDAAAWWFLAEDREIDYPPARFTTTVQQVPTGYRVTVTAETILRDLTLFPDRLDPSAEVDDAMITLLPGESASFLVTTSATLDAAALTTAPVLRCVNDIARA, encoded by the coding sequence GTGCCCGGCTGTGTGCACACCGATCTGCTGGCCCAGGGCCTGATCGCGGACCCCTACCTGGACGACAACGAGACTCGCCTGGGCTGGATCGGCCGGACCGCCTGGCGGTACGAGACCTCCTTCGACGCCGACGACCTCGGCACCGACCGGTTCGACCTGGTCTGCGACGGCCTCGACACGGTCGCCACGCTCACGCTCAACGGCATCGAGCTCGGCACCACCGCCAACATGCACCGGCGTTACCGCTTCGACCTGCGCCCGGCGGTCCAGCCGGGGCGCAACACGCTCGCGGTGGAGTTCGCGTCGGCCTACGCCCACGCCGAACGGATGCGGGCACTCGTCGGCGACCGGCCGGGCGCATATGATGAGCCTTATCAATATATTAGGAAGATGGCGTGCAACTTCGGCTGGGACTGGGGTCCGACCCTGGTCACGGCCGGGATCTGGCGCGCGATCGGCCTGCACGCCTGGTCGGTCGCGAGAATCAGCCGGGTACGCCCACACGCCACCTTCGACGGCCCCGACGCCCTCGTCGAGGTGCACGTCGAGCTGGACCGCGCCACCGAGGAGCCGGTGACCGTGACCGTGACGACAGGTGAGACCGGCGGCACGGTGGCCGTCGCACCGGGCGCGACGACCGCCGTCGTCACGCTGCGGATCGCCGACGCGCAGCGGTGGTGGCCGGTGGGCTACGGCGCCCAGCCGCTGCACCGCCTTCAGGTGTCCCTGAGCGGGGCCGACGGCGTACTCCTCGATGACTGGAGCCGGAGCATCGGCCTGCGCGAGGTGCGCGTCGAGACCGCGCCCGACGAGCATGGCTCGCCCTTCACCCTGCACGTCAACGACGTGCCGATCTTCGTGAAGGGGGTCAACTGGATCCCGGACGACGCGTTCGCCGACCGGGTCACCCGCGACCGGCTGGCGCGCCGCTTCGACCAGGCCATCGCCGCCAACGTCAACTTCCTGCGGGTCTGGGGCGGCGGCGTCTACGAGTCCGAGGACTTCTATGAGCTCGCCGACGAGCGCGGGCTGCTGGTCGGCCAGGACTTCCTCTTCGCCTGCGCGGCCTATCCGGAGGAGGAGCCCTTCGCGAGCGAGGTCGCGGCCGAGGCTCGGGACAATGTGGACCGGCTCGCCCACCACCCCAGCCTGGTGCTCTGGACCGGCAACAACGAGAACATCTGGGGCTTCCACGACTGGGGCTGGCAGGAGCCGCTCGCCGGTCGGAGCTGGGGCGCGGGCTTCTATCACGAGCTGCTGCCCGCGATCGTCGCCGAGCGCGACCCGGGCCGGTTCTACTGGCCGGGCAGCCCCTGGTCCGGCGATCCGGCGATCCACCCCAACGACTCCTCGCACGGGACGATGCACATCTGGGACGTGTGGAACCAGATCGACTACACCCACTACCGCGATAAGAAGCCACGGTTCGTCGCGGAGTACGGCTTCCAGGCCCCGCCGGTCTTCGCCACCCTGCGCCGCTCGATCAGCGACGCCGAACCGGCACCGGACTCCCCCGGCATGCGGCACCACCAGAAGGCCGCCGACGGCGACCGGAAGCTCCAGCGGGCGCTCGACGCGCACCTGCCGCCGCCGCGCGACTTCGACGACTGGCACTACCTGACGCAGCTCAACCAGGCCCGGGCGATCCGGCTCGGGATCGAGCACTTCCGGTCGCTGCGCCCCCACTGCATGGGGAGCATCGTCTGGCAGCTCAACGACTGCTGGCCGGTCACCTCGTGGTCGGCGATCGACGGCGACGGCCGCCGCAAGCCACTGTGGTATTCCCTGCGCGACGCCTACGCCGACCGGATCCTCACGATCCAGCCGGGCGGGCGGCTCATCGCGATCAACGACACCGGCGAGGCCTGGCTCGGCCAGGCGGAGGTCACCGCGCACGCCCTGGACGGCTCCGCGCTCGCCACGGCGAAGCTGGAGATCGACGTGGCACCCGCTGCGGTGACCGGCCTCGACATCCCGGCCGAGGTCATCGCGGCGGGCGGGGTGGCGCTGCGGGCCCGGCTCGGCGACGCCGCCGCCTGGTGGTTCCTCGCCGAGGATCGGGAGATCGACTATCCCCCGGCCCGGTTCACCACCACCGTGCAGCAGGTGCCGACCGGCTATCGGGTGACCGTCACCGCCGAGACGATCCTGCGGGACCTGACCCTCTTCCCCGATCGGCTCGACCCGTCGGCCGAGGTCGACGACGCGATGATCACGCTGCTGCCCGGCGAGTCGGCGAGCTTCCTCGTCACCACCTCGGCAACGCTCGACGCGGCGGCGCTCACCACCGCACCAGTCCTGCGCTGCGTCAACGACATCGCACGCGCATGA
- a CDS encoding ROK family protein, translating to MTTALAVDVGGTKLAAALIHHDGTVLTRAEVATPRTAEAGALTDELLALASRVIAADPGRMISALGVGSAGPVDLIRGTISPVNILGWRSFPILDALRELLPGRPAVLAGDGHCMALGEHRFGGFDSRALLGMVVSTGVGGGIVLDGKLHPGPTGNAAHIGHIVVDLDGGPCPCGGRGCVEAIASGPCMVRWAQEQGWSGQPDGRSLAASAMSGDRIAREAFTRAGRAIAAAVVSAAAMIDLDDAVIGGGVAQSGPLIFRPIRRALNDLAGLPFVRRVQVHEARLGRDAGLLGAAALAFDEAAAAVAAR from the coding sequence ATGACGACGGCGCTGGCGGTCGACGTCGGCGGCACGAAACTCGCCGCCGCGCTCATCCACCACGACGGCACCGTCCTCACCAGGGCCGAGGTCGCGACACCCCGGACCGCCGAGGCGGGAGCCCTCACCGACGAACTGCTCGCGCTGGCGAGCCGGGTCATCGCGGCCGACCCGGGACGGATGATCTCCGCGCTCGGCGTCGGCTCGGCCGGGCCGGTCGACCTGATCCGGGGCACGATCAGCCCGGTCAACATCCTCGGCTGGCGGAGCTTCCCCATCCTCGACGCGCTCCGCGAACTGCTGCCGGGCCGGCCCGCCGTGCTCGCGGGCGACGGCCACTGCATGGCGCTCGGCGAGCACCGCTTCGGCGGATTCGACTCGCGCGCCCTGCTCGGGATGGTCGTCTCCACCGGCGTCGGCGGCGGCATCGTCCTCGACGGCAAGCTGCACCCCGGACCGACCGGCAACGCCGCGCACATCGGCCACATCGTCGTCGACCTCGACGGCGGCCCGTGCCCCTGCGGCGGGCGCGGCTGCGTCGAGGCGATCGCGTCCGGGCCCTGCATGGTCCGCTGGGCCCAGGAGCAGGGCTGGTCCGGCCAGCCCGACGGGCGTTCGCTCGCCGCGTCAGCGATGTCGGGCGACCGGATCGCCCGGGAGGCCTTCACCAGGGCCGGCCGAGCGATAGCGGCTGCCGTGGTCTCCGCCGCCGCGATGATCGACCTGGACGACGCGGTGATCGGCGGCGGGGTGGCCCAGTCCGGCCCGCTGATCTTCCGCCCCATCCGCCGGGCCCTCAACGACCTGGCCGGCCTCCCCTTCGTCCGCCGAGTCCAAGTCCACGAGGCCCGCCTGGGCAGGGACGCCGGGCTCCTGGGCGCCGCAGCCCTCGCCTTCGACGAGGCTGCAGCCGCCGTCGCCGCCCGCTAA
- a CDS encoding endonuclease/exonuclease/phosphatase family protein, translating to MGARLRVVSYNVHSSRDDRDALSRVVRGLRPDVLIVQEGPRRFRWRTKGADLAHSFGLFVAGGGLPSLGNVIMTSLRVKVVEAWNQQYPLKPGRHMRGAAFVRIEVEGSPATIVGAHLSTDDEERPSQARLLRDSLDRIDGPVILGVDLNDEPGSESWRIVHDGLTDAAESTGCGGECTFPAHGPHRRIDTLVASTGVTIDAYRVETGPLTLAASDHLPILIDVTLP from the coding sequence ATGGGTGCACGGTTGCGGGTTGTGTCTTACAACGTCCACTCCTCGCGGGACGACCGCGACGCGCTCTCGCGTGTCGTACGCGGGCTACGGCCGGACGTGTTGATCGTGCAGGAGGGGCCGCGGCGGTTTCGGTGGCGGACCAAGGGGGCCGATCTCGCGCACTCCTTCGGGCTCTTCGTCGCCGGTGGCGGGCTGCCCTCGCTCGGCAACGTCATCATGACCAGCCTGCGGGTCAAGGTGGTCGAGGCGTGGAACCAGCAGTACCCGTTGAAGCCCGGACGGCACATGCGCGGGGCGGCCTTCGTCCGGATCGAGGTGGAGGGGTCGCCCGCCACGATCGTCGGCGCGCACCTCTCCACCGACGACGAGGAGCGGCCGTCCCAGGCCAGGCTGCTGCGGGACTCGCTCGACCGGATCGACGGACCGGTGATCCTCGGCGTCGACCTCAACGACGAGCCGGGCTCGGAGTCCTGGCGCATCGTCCACGACGGGCTCACCGACGCCGCCGAGTCGACCGGCTGCGGTGGCGAGTGCACCTTCCCTGCTCACGGCCCCCATCGGCGGATCGACACGCTCGTGGCAAGCACCGGCGTCACGATCGACGCGTACCGGGTGGAGACCGGACCGCTCACCCTCGCAGCCAGTGATCACCTGCCGATCCTGATCGATGTGACGCTCCCGTAG
- a CDS encoding flavin-containing monooxygenase yields MSYDLDAPGVTLWRDGFPVYDRGETVCVIGAGPSGLTAIKNLKEAGFGVDCYERETSVGGAWNWRHDRSPVYGSTHLISSKPFTQFPDFPMPDSWPDYPHHSQVLTYLERYSEHFDLKPHIWFGTEVVKVEPAEGGHWDVTTRSTSKYGGAERIHRYTGVVIANGHNWSPKMPAYEGLEDYRGSVIHASAYKDAAQLRGKKVLVIGGGNTGCDIAVEAAQQAARCWHSTRRGYWYAPKYALGRPTDQVNAGLQRLPLKLRQWVAQRTLKLTVGDVARFGLPAPDHKVYQSHPIVNSQLLYFIGHGGITPTGEVARFHRNSVQLKDGQEIEPDLVILATGYTPTFGFIEPELLGTDAQGKPNLYLHAFPRRHPTLAVAGLLQPDSGVLPLVHWQMVVFAQYLRQQQAAPAKAALVGRRVESFAGRAWTATRTTDSTRHWFEVSHMLYLRELQAVLNDLEGTR; encoded by the coding sequence GTGAGCTACGACCTCGACGCGCCGGGCGTGACGCTCTGGCGCGACGGCTTCCCCGTCTATGACCGTGGCGAGACCGTCTGCGTCATCGGCGCCGGTCCCAGCGGCCTGACGGCGATCAAGAACCTCAAGGAAGCCGGTTTCGGGGTCGACTGCTACGAGCGGGAGACGAGCGTCGGCGGCGCGTGGAACTGGCGGCACGACCGCAGCCCCGTCTACGGCAGCACGCATCTCATCTCGTCGAAGCCGTTCACGCAGTTCCCCGACTTCCCGATGCCCGACTCGTGGCCGGACTACCCCCACCACTCGCAGGTGCTGACCTATCTGGAGCGCTACTCCGAGCACTTCGACCTCAAGCCGCACATCTGGTTCGGCACCGAGGTCGTCAAGGTCGAGCCCGCCGAGGGCGGCCACTGGGATGTCACGACCCGCAGCACCAGCAAGTACGGCGGTGCCGAGCGGATCCACCGCTACACCGGTGTCGTCATCGCCAACGGGCACAACTGGTCGCCGAAGATGCCCGCCTACGAGGGGCTCGAGGACTATCGGGGCTCGGTCATCCACGCCTCGGCGTACAAGGACGCGGCGCAGCTGCGCGGCAAGAAGGTCCTCGTCATCGGCGGCGGCAACACCGGCTGCGACATCGCGGTCGAGGCCGCGCAGCAGGCCGCGCGCTGCTGGCACTCCACCCGCCGAGGATATTGGTACGCACCGAAATACGCCCTCGGCCGCCCCACCGACCAGGTCAACGCCGGACTGCAGCGGCTGCCCCTGAAGCTGCGCCAGTGGGTCGCCCAGCGCACCCTGAAGCTCACCGTCGGCGACGTGGCCCGCTTCGGCCTGCCCGCACCGGACCACAAGGTCTACCAGAGCCACCCGATCGTCAACAGCCAGCTGCTCTACTTCATCGGCCACGGCGGGATCACCCCGACCGGCGAGGTGGCCCGGTTCCACCGCAACTCCGTGCAGCTCAAGGACGGTCAGGAGATCGAGCCGGACCTCGTCATCCTCGCCACCGGCTACACACCGACCTTCGGCTTCATCGAGCCCGAACTGCTCGGCACCGACGCGCAGGGCAAGCCCAACCTCTACCTGCACGCCTTCCCGCGCCGCCACCCCACCCTCGCCGTCGCCGGACTGCTGCAGCCCGACTCCGGCGTGCTGCCCCTGGTGCACTGGCAGATGGTCGTCTTCGCGCAGTACCTGCGCCAGCAGCAGGCAGCCCCCGCCAAGGCCGCCCTCGTCGGCCGACGCGTCGAGTCCTTCGCCGGGCGGGCCTGGACGGCCACCCGCACGACCGATTCGACGCGTCACTGGTTCGAGGTCAGCCACATGCTCTACCTGCGGGAACTGCAAGCCGTGCTCAACGACCTCGAGGGGACCCGATGA
- a CDS encoding alpha/beta hydrolase → MTPTIIRQAEWSRPVRPVRREVLTATPEVDEGHPPLLFVPGFGHGAWAYAEHWLEHTASRGFAAHAVSLRGHGRSDADSKASLRAYAHDVAQVAASLPRRAVLVGHGAGALVVAHALARYAARAGVLISPILRNRNPLAVLGGKPGARQLFSRELPSATARGYTARIGKASGRARRELLIGRTPEEPVGNPPMLIVGSPDDALVSSNALKQAARAYGGAPLLFPGMGHDVMLDARWREPIDAILDWLEKA, encoded by the coding sequence ATGACACCCACGATCATCCGGCAGGCCGAGTGGTCGCGTCCCGTCCGGCCCGTCCGGCGCGAGGTGCTCACCGCCACCCCCGAGGTCGACGAGGGGCACCCGCCGCTGCTCTTCGTCCCCGGCTTCGGCCACGGGGCCTGGGCATACGCCGAGCACTGGCTGGAGCACACGGCGTCGCGGGGGTTCGCGGCGCACGCCGTGAGTCTGCGGGGGCACGGGCGCAGTGATGCGGACTCCAAGGCGTCGCTGCGGGCGTACGCCCACGATGTGGCCCAGGTCGCGGCGAGCCTGCCGCGCCGCGCGGTGCTGGTGGGGCACGGAGCCGGCGCGCTCGTGGTCGCGCACGCCCTGGCGCGCTACGCCGCCCGGGCCGGTGTGCTGATCTCGCCGATCCTGCGCAACCGCAACCCGCTGGCGGTGCTCGGCGGCAAGCCCGGCGCGCGGCAGCTCTTCAGCAGGGAGCTGCCGTCGGCGACGGCCCGCGGCTACACCGCGAGGATCGGCAAGGCGAGCGGGCGGGCCCGCCGGGAGCTGCTCATCGGCCGGACGCCGGAGGAGCCGGTCGGCAACCCGCCGATGCTCATCGTCGGCAGCCCCGACGACGCGCTGGTCTCGTCGAACGCGCTGAAGCAGGCGGCTCGCGCCTATGGCGGTGCCCCGCTGCTCTTCCCCGGCATGGGCCACGACGTGATGCTCGACGCCCGCTGGCGCGAGCCGATCGACGCGATCCTGGACTGGCTGGAAAAAGCCTGA
- a CDS encoding glycosyltransferase family 4 protein, producing the protein MSTLLVTNDFPPRPGGIQQFVHNLALRLPPDELVVYCSDHQGSAAFDAEQPFEVIRESTGMLLPTPGVARRAASIAKAHGCDAVWFGASAPLGLLAQGLRSRTGIERAVGLTHGHEVGWAALPGARTALRRIADGCDVLTYLGEYTRSRLAKALGDRTRLERLAPGVDVDSFHPSVDGSIVRKQHGLVDRPVIVCVSRLVPRKGQDTLIRALPLVRQAVPDAALLIVGGGPYRSTLEGLAQQHGVADAVTITGAVPWSELPAHFAAGDVFAMPCRTRRGGLDVEGLGIVYLEGSATGLPVIAGDSGGAPDAVREGETGYVVGTLTLLVQRLVELLGDPAAARAMGEAGRAWTEREWRWEHQAARLSALLHS; encoded by the coding sequence ATGTCCACGCTGCTCGTCACCAACGACTTCCCGCCCCGCCCCGGTGGCATCCAGCAGTTCGTGCACAACCTGGCCCTGCGGTTGCCGCCGGACGAACTGGTCGTCTACTGCTCGGATCACCAGGGGTCGGCGGCGTTCGACGCGGAGCAGCCCTTCGAGGTGATCCGCGAGTCGACCGGGATGCTCCTGCCCACCCCCGGCGTCGCCCGGCGGGCGGCGTCGATCGCTAAGGCGCACGGCTGCGACGCGGTCTGGTTCGGCGCTTCGGCCCCGCTCGGGCTGCTCGCGCAGGGCCTGCGCAGCCGGACCGGCATCGAGCGAGCCGTCGGCCTCACCCACGGCCACGAGGTCGGCTGGGCTGCGCTGCCCGGTGCCAGGACGGCGCTGCGACGGATCGCCGACGGGTGTGATGTGCTCACCTATCTCGGCGAATACACCAGGTCGCGGTTGGCGAAGGCGCTCGGCGACCGGACCCGGCTGGAGCGGCTGGCGCCCGGTGTCGATGTCGATTCCTTCCATCCGTCGGTGGACGGCTCCATCGTGCGCAAGCAGCACGGACTCGTCGACCGGCCGGTGATCGTCTGCGTTTCCCGGCTCGTGCCGCGCAAGGGGCAGGACACGCTGATCCGCGCCCTGCCGCTGGTGCGCCAGGCTGTGCCGGACGCGGCCCTGCTCATCGTCGGCGGCGGGCCCTATCGGTCCACCCTGGAGGGTCTGGCGCAGCAGCACGGCGTCGCCGACGCGGTGACGATCACGGGGGCGGTGCCGTGGTCGGAGCTGCCCGCGCACTTCGCGGCGGGAGATGTCTTCGCGATGCCGTGCCGGACCCGCCGCGGCGGGCTGGACGTCGAAGGGCTCGGCATCGTCTACCTGGAGGGGTCCGCGACCGGGCTGCCGGTGATCGCGGGCGACTCGGGCGGCGCGCCGGACGCGGTTCGCGAGGGTGAGACGGGCTATGTGGTGGGCACCCTGACGTTGCTGGTCCAGCGCTTGGTGGAGCTGCTCGGCGATCCCGCCGCCGCGCGGGCGATGGGCGAGGCGGGCCGGGCGTGGACGGAGCGCGAATGGCGCTGGGAACACCAGGCGGCTCGCCTGTCCGCTCTCCTGCACTCGTAG
- a CDS encoding Fic family protein, with product MRSFADLDGLVGRVPSGLVATLSTVDVGRGSEALFRDQLPGLLGQLEHRARVQSITASSAIEGIVVPDIARADRILSGQARTLRTRSEQEFAGYRDAQDYLFRGDWQPLNAGLLVHLHKLLFAHTPVIGGRFKHEDNLVVDRSPDGDITVRFRPVPAAQTDFYISELVDRYKAAVHTGLHHPVLLVGLFILDFLVIHPFEDGNGRVARAVTNALLMSSGYGVSRYVSLEQTIAESADEYYQALLDSTKDWHEGSHDPWPWLRYFVDVLAAAYGTFADRAAAGRSGGSKMERVRDYVTHHAQPVFRMADVRAALPGISDQTIRMALDRMRHEQLIAVDGLGRAASWRRIQSPSR from the coding sequence ATGCGAAGCTTCGCGGATCTTGATGGTTTGGTCGGCCGAGTGCCGTCGGGCCTGGTGGCGACGCTGAGCACCGTTGATGTCGGCCGAGGCTCCGAGGCGCTCTTCCGTGATCAGCTGCCCGGTCTGCTCGGCCAGTTGGAACATCGGGCCCGAGTCCAGAGCATCACCGCCTCATCAGCAATCGAGGGAATCGTCGTTCCCGACATCGCTCGGGCCGATCGCATCCTCTCAGGCCAGGCCAGGACTCTGCGTACCCGCAGCGAGCAGGAGTTCGCGGGCTACCGCGACGCGCAGGACTACCTCTTCCGGGGCGACTGGCAGCCGCTCAACGCCGGACTCCTGGTCCACCTGCACAAGCTGCTCTTCGCGCATACCCCGGTGATCGGCGGACGGTTCAAGCACGAGGACAATCTCGTCGTCGATCGATCCCCCGATGGTGACATCACGGTGCGGTTTCGGCCGGTTCCCGCAGCGCAGACCGACTTCTACATCAGCGAGCTGGTCGATCGATACAAGGCCGCCGTGCACACCGGACTGCACCACCCGGTTCTGCTGGTCGGCCTCTTCATCCTGGACTTCCTCGTCATTCACCCCTTCGAGGACGGCAACGGCCGGGTAGCGCGAGCCGTCACCAACGCGCTGCTCATGTCCAGCGGCTACGGCGTCTCCAGATATGTCAGCCTTGAGCAGACGATCGCCGAATCCGCCGACGAGTACTACCAGGCGCTGCTCGACTCGACGAAGGACTGGCACGAGGGCAGTCATGATCCGTGGCCCTGGCTGCGGTACTTCGTGGACGTGTTGGCCGCTGCCTATGGCACCTTCGCCGATCGGGCCGCAGCCGGCCGGTCCGGTGGCTCGAAGATGGAACGGGTGCGCGACTACGTCACGCACCACGCTCAACCGGTGTTCCGCATGGCGGACGTGCGGGCCGCACTGCCGGGCATCAGCGATCAGACCATCAGGATGGCGCTGGACCGGATGCGGCATGAGCAGCTGATCGCGGTCGACGGCCTCGGCCGGGCCGCCTCGTGGCGGCGCATCCAGAGCCCCAGTCGGTAG
- a CDS encoding M48 family metallopeptidase, whose protein sequence is MTPRSWAALSFAVLLVALGIAVAVLTPWQRPPAPRADQLAALATLPAERVAQAKALHAELRWSSYPSMVLGLVVALLLGLTPLGAKLVNLVPGPWPAKAVGGGLLVLGIASLVTMPFAAWQHAVRARYGLDIRTWGAWTADQLRNLAVSAVIGAVVLLLFFWATRWSPQWWWSFGAVAAAGLVVLMTFVFPVLVEPIFNTFTPMADGPQRTALLELAERDGVPVKDVLVADASRRTTALNAYVSGLGPTRRIVVYDTLLAEASPAEVESVVAHELGHAKAGDVVSGTIIGALGTALLVIGIFLLGGWTGLLRRAGVESIGSPQAIGLLLAIATIVGLLAGPAQAFVSRQLEARADRHALELAGDPVVFESMEAKLSLVNLGEPDPPWLEQFLFGSHPTTVERMAAARAFARR, encoded by the coding sequence ATGACACCTCGAAGCTGGGCGGCGCTGTCGTTCGCCGTGCTGCTCGTCGCCCTCGGGATCGCCGTCGCCGTGCTGACACCGTGGCAGCGGCCGCCCGCGCCCCGAGCCGACCAGCTCGCCGCACTCGCCACCCTCCCGGCCGAGCGGGTCGCGCAGGCGAAGGCGCTGCACGCCGAGTTGCGCTGGTCGTCCTACCCCAGCATGGTGCTCGGGCTGGTCGTGGCACTGCTGCTCGGGCTCACCCCGCTCGGCGCCAAGCTCGTCAACCTGGTGCCCGGACCCTGGCCGGCCAAGGCGGTCGGCGGCGGGCTGCTCGTCCTCGGCATCGCCAGCCTCGTCACGATGCCGTTCGCGGCCTGGCAGCACGCCGTGCGGGCCCGCTACGGTCTCGACATCCGCACCTGGGGCGCCTGGACCGCCGATCAGCTCCGCAACCTCGCCGTCTCCGCCGTGATCGGCGCCGTCGTGCTGCTCCTGTTCTTCTGGGCCACCCGCTGGTCGCCCCAGTGGTGGTGGAGCTTCGGGGCGGTCGCCGCGGCGGGTCTCGTCGTACTGATGACCTTCGTCTTCCCGGTCCTCGTCGAGCCGATCTTCAACACCTTCACGCCGATGGCCGACGGGCCGCAGCGGACCGCGCTGCTGGAGCTGGCGGAGCGCGATGGCGTACCGGTGAAGGATGTCCTGGTCGCGGATGCCTCGCGGCGGACGACGGCGCTCAACGCCTACGTCTCCGGGCTCGGGCCGACGCGGCGGATCGTCGTCTACGACACCCTGCTCGCCGAGGCCTCCCCGGCCGAGGTCGAGTCGGTCGTCGCGCACGAGCTGGGCCACGCCAAGGCCGGTGACGTGGTCAGCGGGACGATCATCGGCGCACTCGGTACGGCGCTGCTGGTGATCGGCATCTTCCTGCTCGGCGGCTGGACCGGGCTGCTGCGCCGGGCCGGGGTCGAATCGATCGGCAGCCCGCAGGCGATCGGGCTGCTCCTCGCGATCGCGACGATCGTCGGGCTGCTCGCCGGGCCCGCTCAGGCCTTCGTCTCCCGGCAGCTGGAGGCCCGCGCCGACCGCCATGCGCTGGAGCTGGCCGGGGATCCGGTGGTCTTCGAGTCGATGGAGGCGAAGCTCTCCCTGGTCAACCTCGGTGAGCCGGACCCGCCGTGGCTGGAGCAGTTCCTCTTCGGCAGCCACCCCACCACCGTCGAGCGCATGGCCGCAGCCCGCGCCTTCGCCCGCCGTTGA